Proteins encoded in a region of the Agromyces protaetiae genome:
- a CDS encoding carbohydrate ABC transporter permease, which yields MSTTTEPGTAPPKRRKKKRGDGWIAVIFLAPLLVIYAVYFVYSIFFLGQTSTQRVGISLLRPIEIGFENFAQLFADPVFGQAILNNLVFAAISVVAALTIAFFIAVSLSTGVRGRKVFYLIFLLPALMPVSLVATVFGSMLQERFGVLNETLRAIGLGDLAQSWLTTPGWAYAAVAVIFCYLIGLPIMYYTADLSALPTSSLEAALLDGAGTWRIMRSIIYPMMRGTHITVILALLLGSFRALEVVLFSTQGGPGTTTEIVGTYLYGYVNSTGKTVGYAAAASIVVLLIALVISLLQMYFTRTRKADR from the coding sequence GTGAGCACCACCACCGAGCCGGGAACCGCACCGCCGAAGCGACGCAAGAAGAAGCGCGGCGACGGATGGATCGCGGTGATCTTCCTCGCGCCACTCCTGGTCATCTACGCGGTCTACTTCGTCTACAGCATCTTCTTCCTCGGGCAGACCAGCACGCAGCGCGTGGGCATCTCGCTGCTGCGGCCGATCGAGATCGGGTTCGAGAACTTCGCCCAACTCTTCGCCGATCCGGTCTTCGGGCAGGCGATCCTCAACAACCTGGTGTTCGCCGCGATCTCGGTCGTCGCAGCTCTCACCATCGCCTTCTTCATCGCGGTCTCGCTCTCGACGGGTGTCCGCGGTCGCAAGGTGTTCTACCTCATCTTCCTGCTGCCCGCGCTCATGCCGGTCTCGCTCGTCGCGACGGTCTTCGGCAGCATGCTCCAGGAACGCTTCGGTGTGTTGAACGAGACGCTCCGAGCGATCGGGCTCGGTGACCTCGCTCAGTCATGGCTGACCACGCCGGGCTGGGCCTATGCGGCGGTCGCAGTGATCTTCTGCTATCTGATCGGGCTGCCGATCATGTACTACACGGCGGACCTCTCCGCGCTTCCGACTTCCTCCCTGGAAGCCGCCCTGCTGGACGGCGCCGGCACGTGGCGGATCATGCGCTCGATCATCTACCCGATGATGCGGGGCACCCACATCACGGTCATCCTCGCGCTGCTGCTCGGCTCGTTCCGAGCCCTCGAAGTGGTGCTCTTCAGCACGCAGGGCGGCCCCGGCACGACCACCGAGATCGTCGGCACCTACCTCTACGGCTACGTGAACTCCACCGGGAAGACCGTCGGATACGCCGCGGCCGCCTCGATCGTCGTCCTGCTCATCGCGCTGGTGATCTCACTGCTGCAGATGTACTTCACCCGCACCCGGAAGGCGGACCGATGA